In Anaerohalosphaeraceae bacterium, a genomic segment contains:
- a CDS encoding GspE/PulE family protein → MTDLSEFQADWGQIDGTLPFNPYKILFLVAWFFLCLYSVRRSDESPLILNQYRALANTAALFVGPGVLFVLFVVDVVQKIQAGKLTWAELPRYTLAAVFRTNPVSKARPITSTGPSIELMDTAGRHFADVYAQQSSGRRTNREILDLTERLILEGLQGRATDILIDPKSDAVYTVRYRIDGMLRVHEEIDAKVCNAVINSIKAISGMDIAEKRRPQDGAFMARTPDGEIYFRVASSGVLGGEKLAIRVLDQTRSLMSLEEIGMDERTQKAIRNIIRQPSGMVLVCGPTGSGKTTTLYAMLSNMNFQERNIVTIEDPIEHVLPHASQIEVNVKAGVTFANSLRSILRQDPDVICIGEIRDAETAAMAVQAAQTGHLVLATLHASSNMAALVRMMDLGVRPLLLASALSVIISQRLVRRLCDACKGPAELTQSQLDFCLQNNLDQTKILQARGCARCGGTGYYGRIAIMDVTYMDDKLRHTLVSGTLSPADMKQKGDRDFFATLRRDGMAKVLAGITTLEEIKRVTSHLGG, encoded by the coding sequence ATGACCGATCTGAGCGAGTTTCAGGCGGATTGGGGGCAGATTGACGGAACCCTTCCCTTCAATCCCTACAAAATTCTATTTCTGGTGGCCTGGTTTTTCTTGTGTCTGTATTCCGTCCGCCGCTCCGATGAAAGTCCCCTGATTCTCAATCAATACCGGGCTTTGGCCAATACGGCCGCCCTTTTTGTCGGGCCGGGGGTTCTCTTTGTCCTTTTTGTGGTCGATGTTGTCCAGAAAATTCAGGCCGGAAAACTCACCTGGGCCGAGCTGCCTCGGTACACCCTCGCCGCCGTCTTTCGAACCAACCCTGTCAGCAAAGCCCGCCCCATCACCTCCACCGGCCCGTCCATCGAACTGATGGACACGGCCGGACGCCACTTTGCCGATGTTTACGCACAGCAGTCCTCCGGCAGACGCACCAACCGCGAGATTCTGGACCTGACCGAGCGGCTTATCCTCGAAGGCCTCCAGGGACGGGCTACGGACATCCTCATTGACCCCAAATCGGATGCCGTCTATACCGTCCGCTATCGAATCGACGGCATGCTCCGTGTGCACGAAGAAATCGACGCCAAGGTCTGCAACGCCGTCATCAACAGCATCAAGGCCATCTCCGGCATGGATATTGCTGAAAAACGCCGCCCCCAGGACGGGGCCTTTATGGCCCGCACACCCGACGGCGAAATCTACTTCCGCGTGGCCTCCTCCGGCGTCCTCGGCGGGGAAAAACTGGCCATCCGCGTCCTCGACCAGACCCGCAGTCTGATGTCCCTGGAGGAAATCGGAATGGATGAACGAACCCAGAAGGCCATTCGGAATATCATCCGGCAGCCCTCCGGGATGGTTCTGGTCTGCGGTCCGACCGGCAGCGGAAAAACGACAACCCTCTACGCCATGCTCTCGAATATGAATTTTCAGGAGCGCAACATCGTCACCATCGAGGACCCCATCGAACACGTCCTGCCCCACGCCAGCCAGATTGAAGTCAATGTCAAGGCCGGCGTTACGTTTGCCAATTCCCTGCGAAGCATCCTTCGGCAGGACCCGGATGTCATCTGCATCGGCGAAATCCGCGACGCCGAAACCGCCGCCATGGCCGTCCAGGCCGCCCAGACCGGCCATCTCGTTCTGGCCACGCTTCACGCCTCCAGCAACATGGCCGCCCTCGTGCGGATGATGGATTTGGGCGTGCGTCCGCTCCTGCTGGCCTCAGCGCTGAGCGTCATCATCTCCCAGCGCCTCGTCCGACGGCTCTGTGATGCCTGCAAAGGCCCCGCTGAACTGACCCAAAGCCAGCTTGACTTCTGTCTCCAGAACAACCTTGACCAGACCAAAATTCTTCAGGCCCGCGGCTGCGCTCGATGCGGCGGAACCGGCTATTACGGGCGTATCGCCATTATGGACGTAACCTACATGGACGACAAACTCCGCCATACCCTCGTCAGCGGCACTCTTTCCCCGGCCGACATGAAACAGAAAGGCGACCGGGACTTCTTTGCCACACTCCGCCGCGACGGCATGGCCAAAGTTTTAGCCGGGATAACAACGCTGGAAGAAATCAAGAGGGTTACATCCCACTTAGGAGGCTGA
- a CDS encoding CvpA family protein: MVWAVAGIFAILFAWLGVKKGVYTMAAAAFNFLLSVYIAVLSAPTLLKNNPPLQESPYYAAFAVLFMTAACFTLLQGICFYLFLRDADCVFPEPFEKGAGALLGLLIGYILTAQIFLAVCMMPFSRHELFERFVSLERTKTFSAAALTRVCRVMAGWSLQYLADKPEKTIGYLLSLGDPKPLQTPSPAQPPSSGPQEPSTPASFPRLSDESTL, translated from the coding sequence ATGGTTTGGGCAGTTGCCGGAATTTTCGCAATTTTGTTTGCCTGGCTGGGCGTCAAAAAAGGCGTTTACACCATGGCCGCCGCCGCCTTCAACTTTCTTCTTTCGGTTTATATCGCCGTTCTTTCAGCCCCGACCCTGCTGAAAAACAACCCTCCCCTTCAGGAGTCCCCCTATTATGCCGCCTTCGCCGTGCTTTTCATGACCGCCGCCTGCTTCACCCTGCTGCAGGGAATCTGCTTTTATCTCTTCCTCCGCGATGCAGACTGTGTTTTTCCGGAGCCCTTCGAAAAAGGCGCCGGCGCGCTGCTGGGACTTCTGATCGGATACATCCTGACGGCGCAGATTTTCCTGGCCGTCTGCATGATGCCGTTTTCCAGACACGAACTCTTTGAACGGTTTGTTTCTCTGGAAAGAACAAAGACCTTCTCCGCCGCCGCCCTGACCAGAGTCTGCCGCGTGATGGCCGGCTGGTCCCTTCAATATCTGGCCGACAAACCCGAAAAAACCATCGGATACCTCCTCTCGCTCGGAGACCCCAAACCGCTTCAGACTCCTTCGCCTGCACAGCCTCCCTCTTCCGGACCTCAAGAACCCTCGACTCCCGCTTCATTCCCACGTCTAAGCGACGAAAGCACTCTCTAA